TTCGCCGCATTTGGCCAAAATCGCGGTGTTTATCCAACTCGTCCATGTTGCGGCATTTTCGGCTGCGGCTTACCTGATGACGTATCAACGGGGCGCAGAGTTGTTGCGCGCATCGATCTGGCTGTCCGGATACGTGGTCGTGTGGTACGGATTCGCCTGTCTGTTCGGAAATACATATTACCACGATGCCGTCATGGTCGAGGCATACGGCCTGCGATTGACGTCCGTTTTCCAATATGCCAATACATATTCCGCTTACTTGATCGCTCTGCTTCTCATCGCGCTTGCCTTGGTCGTGCAAGGCCGACGTAAATGGTCCATCGCGATTCACGCGTTTATGATCTTGCCGATCCTGGTCTCGTTCTGGGCCACGCTGTCCCGCGGCGGGCTTGTCGTTCTGCCGGTTATCGTACTGCTCGTGCTGCCGTTCCTGAAGATGGTGCGCCAGCTCGCATTTATCACGTATCTGGGGATCGGCGCGGTAGCATCGCTGCTGCTGCAAGGTCCGATTACGAACCAAGCTGCCGAGATGCAAACGAAGATCCGCCAATCGCTGTCCCCGGAGATGGAACCGGGATTCTTGTACAGCCTGACGGACCCCTTGTCCGCGTCCAAATGGGGCTGGCTGCTGGTCGGTTCGCTGATTGTCGGCGCCCTCATTTTTGCAATTCAGGTTTGGGCCGTACCTGCACTTGAACGAAAATGGTCGTCTTGGGGAGAGAAACGCTGGAGCCGCTTCGCGCTTCCGGTTGTTTCCGTCGCGGCGGGAACTTTGTTGATTGTCCTGTTGTTCGGAAGCTCTACGGTGCGATCGATCTTGCCCGATACTCTGGAGCGGCGTATTGAAAATATTAACTTCCAGCAGCACAGTGTGCTTGAACGCAGCACGTTCTACTCCGACTCCTTAAAGCTGTTCAAGGACTATCCGCTGCTCGGCAAAGGAGGCGGCGCTTGGGCGGCGATGTACGAGCAATACCAGAACAATCCGTACACCAGCCGGCAGGCGCACAGCTTTTACTTGCAGTACCTGAATGAGACCGGTCTGGTCGGCGCGCTGGTTTTTGTGGCGCTGTTGGCGGTGATCGCGGTGTTGTTTATTCGGTATTATTCGCGCGCCGACGAAGAACAACGCACGAACGTCCTTCCGTTCTATCTGGTAACGGTAGCCTTGTTGGTCCACAGCGCGATCGATTTTAATATCAGTTATGTATACATCAGTCTGTTGTTGTTCTTAAGCCTGGGAGCGATGGCTTCTACGGGCGCCGCCGTTCCGGTCGAATGGTTCAAGCAAGCCCGGGAGCATGCCGCCGTCCGGTTCGTGTTCCCGAGTCTCGTAGCGGTGTTCGCCGTGTTTATGTTCGTGAACAGCCTGATCTTCACCGTGGCTTCGTCCAAGTTCGAAACCGCGCTTGCCCATGCCAGAGAACAGAAGCCGTTGGACCAGGTTATGCAGCCGCTGGATACCGCCATTAAACGGCAGCCCGGCCATCCGGAATATTCCAACCAGAAGCTGCAGTTTATGCTGCAGTTGTACGAGCAAACCCAAGACGAAAAGTATTTGGCGGAAGCGGAAAATCTTCTGGATCATTTGAAGAAAAAAGAGCCGTACATGCGCCAATTGGTTCTGGAAGAATACCAAATCAACAAGTACCGCGGCCAAACTG
This genomic window from Paenibacillus thermoaerophilus contains:
- a CDS encoding O-antigen ligase family protein, whose amino-acid sequence is MLFRQHRLEHMRDWLLIAVWLVPLTYWISSFGAASPHLAKIAVFIQLVHVAAFSAAAYLMTYQRGAELLRASIWLSGYVVVWYGFACLFGNTYYHDAVMVEAYGLRLTSVFQYANTYSAYLIALLLIALALVVQGRRKWSIAIHAFMILPILVSFWATLSRGGLVVLPVIVLLVLPFLKMVRQLAFITYLGIGAVASLLLQGPITNQAAEMQTKIRQSLSPEMEPGFLYSLTDPLSASKWGWLLVGSLIVGALIFAIQVWAVPALERKWSSWGEKRWSRFALPVVSVAAGTLLIVLLFGSSTVRSILPDTLERRIENINFQQHSVLERSTFYSDSLKLFKDYPLLGKGGGAWAAMYEQYQNNPYTSRQAHSFYLQYLNETGLVGALVFVALLAVIAVLFIRYYSRADEEQRTNVLPFYLVTVALLVHSAIDFNISYVYISLLLFLSLGAMASTGAAVPVEWFKQAREHAAVRFVFPSLVAVFAVFMFVNSLIFTVASSKFETALAHAREQKPLDQVMQPLDTAIKRQPGHPEYSNQKLQFMLQLYEQTQDEKYLAEAENLLDHLKKKEPYMRQLVLEEYQINKYRGQTADNLALMQETVKEKFPWDIQFYELLAASAADLMDQANNAGDQAAFEVNAKIITDTIALVEAKEKKLKEELPPEQMQGRPFKVTSPLTVSLSRIYYAKGQYDQMAAAIKPFVNPELPTAQDVIAARLYVVAMSKLGTPDEKLYNAIIQKDEKEKDYIAAMLAAAK